In a genomic window of Vibrio marisflavi CECT 7928:
- a CDS encoding ABC transporter ATP-binding protein — protein MFKKFEGFTKPFPEEEPAQPPKGVFAFCRYYTRGFELPLIIMSIMSTIVAIVEVSLFGAMGKLVDWLSKSNPETFFHDNSGMLIGYSILLLVVMPILVVGYSLLIHQTLLGNYPMSIRWLAHRYLLKQSVNFYSNDFAGRVATKVMQTSLAVRETVMKTMDVFVYVSVYFTSIVVLLAQADWRLMIPMLVWLCCYVGIQIYFVPKLKRVASDQADARSTMTGRIVDSYTNITTVKLFSHSKRETAYAEKGMKGFLGTVYRQMRLVTGFDVAVEITNYFLVFSIAALSIYLWASSAISIGAIAIAISLALRINGMSMWIMWEVSALFENMGTVVDGMKTLSKPIDIEDKPNAKPLQVSKGGINFDNVSFHYGENKGVISHLNLNIKPGEKVGLVGRSGAGKSTLVNLLLRFHDVEGGEIRIDDQVISDVTQDSLRSKIGMVTQDTSLLHRSIRDNILYGNPDATEQDLINATKQAHAHEFIESLTDPFGNIGYDAQVGERGVKLSGGQRQRIAISRVLLKDAPLLVLDEATSALDSEVEAAIQESLNELMQGKTVIAIAHRLSTIAAMDRLIVLDKGQIVEQGTHRELVENNGIYAQLWTHQTGGFIAEDVNDVAVNE, from the coding sequence ATGTTCAAGAAGTTTGAAGGTTTTACGAAACCTTTCCCTGAAGAAGAGCCCGCGCAACCACCCAAAGGGGTGTTTGCGTTTTGCCGCTATTACACAAGAGGCTTCGAGCTTCCTCTCATCATCATGTCTATCATGTCGACAATTGTTGCTATCGTCGAAGTATCGCTGTTTGGCGCGATGGGTAAACTGGTGGATTGGCTATCAAAAAGTAATCCAGAAACCTTTTTCCATGACAATAGCGGCATGTTGATCGGATACAGCATTTTGCTACTTGTCGTGATGCCGATACTCGTTGTTGGTTATTCACTCCTTATCCATCAGACATTGCTTGGCAACTATCCAATGTCGATCCGTTGGCTGGCTCATCGATATTTGTTAAAGCAAAGCGTTAATTTCTATTCAAACGACTTTGCCGGGCGAGTAGCAACCAAAGTCATGCAGACTTCGTTAGCCGTACGCGAAACCGTGATGAAAACAATGGACGTATTTGTCTATGTGTCTGTCTACTTCACCTCGATCGTTGTTTTGCTCGCACAAGCAGACTGGCGGTTAATGATTCCGATGCTCGTTTGGTTGTGTTGCTATGTGGGCATACAGATTTACTTTGTACCTAAACTCAAACGTGTAGCCTCTGATCAAGCTGATGCTCGCTCAACGATGACAGGGCGCATCGTTGACAGCTACACCAATATAACGACCGTAAAACTGTTTTCTCATAGCAAACGAGAAACTGCATATGCTGAAAAAGGAATGAAAGGGTTCTTAGGTACGGTATATCGTCAAATGCGCTTAGTAACGGGCTTTGACGTTGCAGTGGAGATCACCAACTACTTTTTAGTTTTCTCCATAGCGGCTCTGTCTATCTATTTATGGGCAAGCAGTGCCATTTCCATAGGTGCGATTGCAATTGCCATTAGCTTGGCTCTGCGTATTAATGGTATGTCGATGTGGATCATGTGGGAAGTCAGTGCCTTATTCGAAAACATGGGCACCGTTGTTGATGGTATGAAAACGCTATCTAAACCAATTGATATCGAAGACAAACCCAATGCCAAACCACTACAAGTGTCAAAAGGTGGAATCAACTTTGATAACGTAAGTTTTCACTATGGTGAAAATAAAGGTGTCATTAGCCACCTCAACCTCAATATTAAACCAGGGGAAAAAGTTGGCTTGGTCGGAAGATCAGGCGCGGGTAAGTCAACGCTGGTGAATTTGTTGCTTAGGTTTCACGACGTGGAAGGTGGAGAAATACGGATCGATGATCAAGTAATATCGGACGTAACTCAAGACTCGCTTCGCAGCAAAATTGGTATGGTAACCCAAGATACTTCACTACTGCATCGCTCTATTCGCGACAATATCCTTTATGGCAACCCTGACGCAACAGAGCAAGATTTGATTAACGCCACCAAGCAAGCCCATGCTCACGAGTTTATTGAATCGCTCACCGACCCATTTGGCAATATTGGCTATGACGCTCAAGTCGGAGAGCGCGGTGTGAAATTATCTGGTGGGCAACGCCAGCGTATCGCTATATCTCGCGTTCTTCTCAAAGATGCACCTTTACTGGTACTCGATGAAGCAACTTCCGCATTGGATTCCGAAGTTGAAGCTGCTATCCAAGAAAGCTTGAATGAGCTTATGCAAGGAAAAACCGTTATTGCAATTGCACACCGCTTATCCACCATTGCTGCAATGGACAGGTTAATCGTGTTAGACAAAGGGCAGATTGTCGAGCAAGGCACTCACCGTGAACTGGTTGAGAACAACGGTATTTACGCTCAATTGTGGACTCATCAAACTGGTGGGTTTATTGCGGAGGACGTTAACGACGTTGCCGTAAACGAGTGA
- a CDS encoding EamA family transporter: MMCAGVVYLLYMMLIHTSGPLFASLTNYLVPTFGVLIGLAFTREDVGANTWVALVLILFAVAINQTKRREEKTVEVGI; the protein is encoded by the coding sequence GTGATGTGCGCAGGGGTCGTTTACTTACTGTATATGATGCTTATACACACTTCTGGGCCACTGTTTGCCTCGCTGACTAACTATTTAGTTCCTACGTTTGGTGTGCTTATTGGTCTGGCGTTTACTCGCGAAGATGTTGGAGCGAACACTTGGGTTGCTTTGGTTCTGATATTGTTTGCGGTCGCAATCAATCAGACCAAACGAAGAGAGGAAAAAACAGTAGAGGTTGGAATATAG
- a CDS encoding IS256 family transposase — protein sequence MTDNTVVSLNTPQDPLTELIRQGARDLISQAVEAELQQLLTQYQNTMVDGKQAIVRNGFLPERTLQTGVGDVEVQIPKVRDRSGNGVKFNSSLIPPYLKRTKNIATLLPLLYLKGISTGDMLPALESLLGKDAKGLSANSICRLKEQWHEEYEQWRKRDLGKRRYVYVWADGIYCHVRMDDKLCLLVIIGVDDTGRKEVLGVLDGHRESEASWTELIEQLRAQGLQLAPKLAIGDGALGFWKAVAKCWPQTGQQRCWVHKTANVLNKVPKSVQPRMKEALQDIWMAETRNEAYHAFSTFQKRFEAKYPKATDCLVKDKAEMLAFYDYPAEHWVHIRTTNPIESMFATVRLRTNKTKNCGNRKTTLMMAYKLMRSAETKWRRLRGFKLLADVVKDVRFIDGVKEMETHQQATA from the coding sequence ATGACTGATAATACTGTTGTTTCACTGAATACACCACAAGACCCGCTCACTGAATTGATACGCCAAGGTGCAAGAGACTTAATTTCACAAGCTGTTGAAGCGGAGCTTCAGCAGCTGCTTACTCAATATCAGAATACGATGGTTGACGGCAAACAAGCCATAGTTCGCAATGGTTTCTTACCTGAGAGAACCTTACAAACAGGTGTCGGCGATGTGGAAGTGCAAATTCCTAAGGTACGAGATCGCTCAGGGAATGGTGTTAAATTTAATAGCAGCTTGATACCACCGTATCTCAAGCGAACTAAAAACATAGCAACACTGCTCCCACTGCTCTATCTCAAGGGGATATCGACGGGCGATATGCTACCCGCTCTTGAGTCGCTGCTCGGTAAGGATGCAAAAGGACTCTCAGCCAACAGTATCTGTCGCCTCAAGGAGCAATGGCATGAAGAATACGAGCAGTGGCGCAAACGAGACCTCGGTAAGCGTCGCTATGTCTACGTCTGGGCTGACGGTATTTACTGTCACGTCAGAATGGACGACAAGCTCTGTTTGCTCGTCATTATTGGCGTCGATGACACTGGGCGCAAAGAAGTCCTTGGCGTTCTGGATGGTCATCGAGAGTCAGAAGCAAGTTGGACGGAACTCATTGAGCAGTTACGAGCACAGGGATTACAGTTAGCACCAAAGCTAGCCATCGGAGATGGCGCACTTGGTTTCTGGAAAGCGGTTGCTAAGTGCTGGCCTCAAACGGGTCAGCAGCGTTGCTGGGTACATAAGACAGCGAATGTGCTTAACAAGGTGCCCAAAAGTGTTCAGCCTAGGATGAAGGAAGCACTGCAAGATATCTGGATGGCAGAGACCAGGAATGAGGCTTATCATGCCTTCTCAACCTTCCAGAAGCGCTTCGAAGCCAAGTACCCAAAAGCAACGGACTGCTTGGTGAAAGACAAAGCTGAAATGTTAGCGTTCTACGATTACCCAGCAGAGCACTGGGTTCATATCAGGACGACGAACCCGATAGAATCAATGTTCGCCACAGTACGCTTGCGCACGAACAAGACGAAGAACTGTGGAAACAGAAAGACTACGTTGATGATGGCTTACAAGTTAATGCGCAGTGCAGAGACGAAGTGGCGTCGTCTACGAGGTTTTAAACTCCTGGCTGATGTTGTGAAAGATGTTCGCTTCATCGATGGGGTGAAAGAAATGGAGACTCATCAACAGGCTACTGCATGA
- a CDS encoding DMT family transporter: MARKYVMLLLVGLIWGSQFIFQQAALASFVPPLVGVGRAIAGFITLYLLCRLLNIQSKAQYPLRLYMLIGLLEAAVPFTLVPWGQQFVSTSETSVLMGTIPFFVILLMPLIGNKSRITMQNVSSILVGFVGLVVLFLPQIKSSGGISNFTGALSILGASSSFAAALLLLSNLDKEHPLIVARNILAAASIQLLVICLIFKEPLPTTITASSALSILYLGVM, encoded by the coding sequence ATGGCACGTAAGTACGTAATGCTGCTTTTGGTTGGTTTAATTTGGGGATCTCAGTTTATTTTTCAGCAAGCAGCACTGGCCTCATTTGTTCCTCCATTAGTTGGTGTCGGAAGAGCTATAGCTGGGTTTATAACATTGTACTTATTGTGCAGGCTGCTCAATATTCAATCTAAGGCTCAATATCCGTTGAGATTATACATGTTGATAGGGCTGCTAGAGGCAGCGGTGCCTTTTACGCTTGTTCCTTGGGGCCAACAATTTGTGTCCACTTCTGAAACGTCTGTTCTGATGGGCACAATTCCTTTTTTTGTTATTTTGCTGATGCCATTAATTGGCAATAAATCTCGAATTACAATGCAGAATGTCTCAAGTATCTTGGTTGGGTTTGTAGGGCTAGTGGTTCTATTTCTGCCGCAGATTAAAAGTAGTGGCGGAATCTCTAACTTCACTGGAGCATTGTCGATACTTGGTGCGTCTTCATCGTTTGCCGCTGCATTGTTGCTACTCTCAAATCTCGATAAAGAGCACCCACTCATTGTTGCGCGAAACATTCTTGCAGCTGCAAGTATTCAGTTGCTTGTGATTTGCTTGATATTTAAAGAACCACTGCCAACAACGATAACCGCTTCGTCAGCGTTGTCTATTCTGTATCTTGGAGTGATGTGA
- a CDS encoding VOC family protein, which translates to MIQLEHVNLVVKDIPEMLKFYQAAFPHWHVRDEGQGEWSGKPRNWLHFGDEYQYIALSDHGEGENRDLAGHQVGLAHFAYVTNNVDAVIERLEQAGFSIAKPGAKEPYRKNVYFFDPAGFEVEFVEYLSDDPKLRNLSS; encoded by the coding sequence ATGATTCAGCTTGAGCATGTAAATTTAGTTGTGAAAGATATCCCAGAAATGTTGAAATTTTATCAAGCCGCTTTTCCTCATTGGCATGTGCGAGATGAAGGGCAGGGAGAGTGGTCAGGAAAGCCTAGAAATTGGCTACATTTTGGTGACGAATACCAGTATATTGCGCTCAGCGATCATGGCGAGGGTGAAAACCGAGATCTTGCAGGTCATCAAGTCGGCTTGGCTCATTTCGCTTATGTAACCAACAATGTAGATGCCGTAATAGAAAGACTAGAGCAAGCTGGCTTTTCAATTGCTAAACCCGGAGCAAAAGAGCCTTACCGGAAAAATGTCTACTTTTTTGACCCTGCTGGATTTGAAGTGGAGTTTGTTGAGTACCTTAGCGATGATCCTAAGCTACGTAATCTATCGAGCTAA
- the soxR gene encoding redox-sensitive transcriptional activator SoxR — MAWTVGEVAKRCGIKVSTLHFYEKKGLIHSTRNAGNQRRYHKEVLRRVSVIKAAQKMGITLEEIKQAFASLPDNRTPSAEDWEALATQWRQDLDQRIAYMERLRDRLTGCIGCGCLSMKSCPMYNEDDQLANEGPGPVLLERN; from the coding sequence ATTGCATGGACAGTTGGTGAAGTCGCAAAGCGCTGCGGAATTAAGGTAAGCACTTTGCACTTTTATGAAAAGAAGGGGTTAATCCACAGCACCCGAAACGCTGGTAATCAAAGGCGCTATCACAAAGAGGTACTCCGGCGAGTATCCGTCATCAAAGCTGCGCAAAAGATGGGAATAACGTTAGAGGAAATCAAGCAAGCCTTTGCTTCACTCCCCGATAACCGCACGCCTTCAGCGGAAGATTGGGAAGCACTCGCCACACAGTGGCGGCAGGACCTAGACCAACGTATAGCCTATATGGAACGCCTGAGAGATCGCCTCACTGGCTGCATAGGCTGCGGCTGTCTATCAATGAAAAGCTGTCCTATGTACAACGAAGACGATCAATTGGCAAATGAAGGGCCGGGACCAGTGTTGTTAGAAAGAAACTAA
- a CDS encoding DUF445 domain-containing protein has product MNKSFLTNFISLALLAAGYVTHNHILLYAGLFAFSGAITNWLAIHMLFEKVPGLYGSGVIPARFEEFKAAIKALMMEQFFTTENIDRFLTNEMAGDKTINLEPILEKVDFNPAFDSLVTVIENSQFGGMLAMFGGTEALQPLKQPFVEKMQESVIDISQSDSVKEAIKQQFESPAMMDEITTNIENIIDQRLNELTPKMVKEMVQKMIKNHLGWLVVWGGVFGGLIGIVSALITA; this is encoded by the coding sequence ATGAACAAGAGCTTTCTGACAAATTTCATCTCTTTGGCGCTGTTGGCAGCGGGTTATGTCACCCACAATCACATCCTGCTGTACGCAGGTTTATTCGCATTCTCTGGCGCTATTACCAATTGGTTAGCTATTCACATGCTTTTCGAGAAAGTGCCCGGCTTGTATGGTTCTGGGGTGATACCAGCGCGGTTTGAAGAGTTTAAGGCTGCAATAAAAGCGCTGATGATGGAACAGTTTTTCACCACAGAAAACATTGATCGCTTTTTAACAAATGAAATGGCTGGAGACAAAACCATCAATCTAGAGCCTATTCTAGAAAAAGTAGACTTTAACCCAGCGTTTGATTCGCTTGTCACTGTGATTGAAAACTCTCAGTTTGGCGGAATGCTCGCCATGTTTGGCGGTACAGAAGCATTACAGCCACTAAAGCAGCCTTTCGTCGAAAAAATGCAGGAATCTGTAATCGACATCAGCCAAAGCGACTCAGTTAAAGAAGCAATAAAGCAGCAGTTCGAAAGCCCTGCCATGATGGATGAAATCACCACCAATATCGAGAATATCATCGATCAACGCCTGAACGAACTGACACCTAAAATGGTCAAAGAAATGGTGCAGAAAATGATCAAAAACCATCTTGGCTGGCTCGTTGTTTGGGGTGGCGTATTTGGCGGCTTAATTGGAATTGTTTCTGCGCTGATTACTGCTTAA
- a CDS encoding Lrp/AsnC family transcriptional regulator, with protein MALDRIDREILRALQLKGRLSVVELAKQVNLTNSPCADRVKRLEKEGIIKGYHAELDPEKLGLDVQVFIHIRLDQSSFSVFEKFASAVDLMPEIEECYSLSGDFDTMIKIRVKDMKAYRTFMSSKLGTLPGVIQTRSEVVIEEHKKSFGINPDQLTNL; from the coding sequence ATGGCGCTAGATAGAATCGATCGCGAAATTTTACGTGCCTTGCAATTAAAAGGGCGCTTATCCGTTGTTGAATTAGCAAAACAAGTTAATTTAACCAACTCACCTTGTGCTGATAGAGTTAAACGCCTCGAAAAGGAGGGCATTATTAAAGGCTATCATGCAGAGCTTGACCCAGAAAAGCTTGGTTTAGATGTGCAAGTGTTTATTCATATCCGACTAGATCAATCGAGTTTTTCAGTTTTTGAAAAGTTTGCTTCTGCAGTCGACTTAATGCCGGAAATCGAAGAATGCTATTCTTTGTCTGGAGACTTTGACACTATGATAAAAATCAGGGTGAAGGACATGAAAGCATATCGCACTTTTATGTCCAGCAAGTTGGGCACTTTGCCTGGAGTCATTCAAACTCGAAGTGAAGTTGTGATTGAAGAACACAAGAAAAGCTTTGGCATAAACCCAGACCAGCTAACAAATTTATAA
- a CDS encoding 1-pyrroline-5-carboxylate dehydrogenase has translation MTHQVTCFSDALAAGESWNLTDFESKCKYLLSTVERLDSEPNLPSVINYQLEHAKLLLASTHNLVGPTGETNELYTSGRGVALIIQDDKSSKARQAVVALLSAALLAGNSIIVCSDDNELAGQLAKALVSLPANLIQFVSYDAYHQLLESDVRSVGYVGNESVERSINRQLSKRTGAIVSLVSETDAECRQLVLDTHLVLRFITEKTRTINITAVGGNATLLELGSESH, from the coding sequence ATGACTCATCAAGTAACGTGTTTTTCTGATGCTCTTGCTGCAGGAGAAAGCTGGAATCTGACGGATTTTGAATCCAAATGTAAGTACTTACTATCTACTGTCGAAAGGCTAGATAGTGAGCCTAACCTACCTTCGGTAATAAACTATCAATTAGAACATGCCAAGCTACTATTAGCTTCCACTCACAACCTCGTTGGCCCAACTGGAGAAACGAACGAGTTGTATACGTCAGGTCGAGGCGTGGCGCTCATTATCCAAGATGACAAATCCTCAAAAGCTAGGCAAGCGGTTGTGGCTTTGTTATCGGCAGCTCTGTTAGCCGGTAACAGTATTATTGTTTGTAGTGATGACAATGAATTAGCTGGTCAACTGGCTAAGGCATTGGTGTCGTTGCCAGCAAACTTAATCCAGTTTGTGTCTTATGATGCTTATCATCAGCTATTGGAGTCTGACGTTCGAAGCGTAGGTTATGTGGGCAACGAATCTGTAGAGCGCTCTATTAATCGTCAGCTCTCTAAGCGCACAGGTGCAATTGTTTCGTTAGTTTCGGAAACGGATGCTGAATGCAGGCAGCTAGTGTTGGATACTCACTTAGTGCTGAGGTTTATCACTGAAAAAACGCGCACCATAAACATTACCGCAGTGGGAGGAAATGCTACGCTGCTCGAACTCGGTAGTGAAAGCCACTAA
- the putA gene encoding bifunctional proline dehydrogenase/L-glutamate gamma-semialdehyde dehydrogenase PutA, producing MFIATDVLNAEFVNQPLNQLWSKISPLYMVDETQWLEQLLPLATPSEVEKSQITQKTTQLIEAVRADNKAIQMIDALLLEYSLDTQEGILLMCLAEALMRIPDSATADALIKDKLSVADWKSHLKNSDSVFVNASTWGLMLTGKVIGVSNDTKSPTQAVNRLVNKLSEPVVRKVMHQAMKVMGHQFVLGRTIEEAQKNGRSMRDKGFTYSYDMLGEAALTTADANKYYKDYLVAIEAVGRDKYAQSTSPAPSVSIKLSALHPRYEVANEERVLSELYETVMQLLCRAKELDVAITIDAEEADRLELSLKLFEKIYCSDSVKGWGKFGLVVQAYSKRALAVLLWLNGLAKQQGDLIPLRLVKGAYWDSEIKWSQQAGYDNYPVYTRKEATDVAYLACARFLLSENVRGNIFPQFASHNAHTVSAIAVMAQHKDYEFQRLHGMGEALYNHAMSSYHQSVRIYAPVGSHKDLLPYLVRRLLENGANSSFVHRLVDAGCPINLLTRHPVEMLLEFDTLHNANIPLPPKIFPDRNNSLGINIDIESEAKPFEQQVESFLNKQWHAAPFINGQSSYESMIKSGSQCERITAPYDRRVEVGQVAFANLDHVSEAIDGAAAAYPAWNEASIDEKSSLLNKLADLLESNMAELVAICHQEAGKTIHDSIDEVREAVDFCRFYANSAKALGVQTVQGLDGIDQQISRVGRGVFVCISPWNFPLAIFLGQVTAALVSGNTVVAKPAEQTSLIAMKAIELMKQAGFPDGVIQLLPGRGRDIGEALTSSTQVAGVAFTGSTITAQRINQALAARDANPAPLIAETGGQNAMIVDSTALPEQVVRDVLRSAFASAGQRCSALRVLFVQEDIADRIVTLIKGAMSELNVGKPYLHSTDVGPVIDGTAKEKLLAHIDEMTLSQKKVAQLKLDPECEHGDFIPPTAFEIDDIACLTEEQFGPILHIVRYKAKQLADIVDKINKTGYGLTLGVHSRNETTYRWIERNAKVGNCYINRDQVGAVVGVQPFGGQGLSGTGPKAGGPHYLYRFTKVQFS from the coding sequence ATGTTTATTGCAACTGATGTGCTAAATGCAGAGTTCGTTAATCAACCATTGAACCAACTATGGTCAAAGATTTCTCCACTTTATATGGTGGACGAAACTCAATGGTTAGAGCAGCTTTTGCCACTCGCAACACCAAGTGAAGTAGAAAAGTCTCAAATTACCCAAAAGACAACGCAGCTGATAGAAGCCGTTCGAGCGGACAATAAAGCAATCCAGATGATAGACGCGTTGCTTTTAGAATACAGCCTAGATACTCAAGAAGGCATATTGCTGATGTGCCTTGCTGAAGCTTTAATGCGTATCCCTGACTCAGCGACTGCTGACGCTTTAATCAAAGATAAGTTAAGTGTTGCTGATTGGAAATCTCATCTAAAGAACTCTGATTCGGTGTTTGTTAACGCTTCTACTTGGGGCTTAATGTTAACGGGCAAGGTTATTGGTGTTTCAAACGATACCAAAAGCCCGACTCAAGCGGTCAACCGTTTAGTCAATAAGCTTTCTGAGCCTGTGGTTCGAAAAGTGATGCATCAAGCGATGAAAGTCATGGGACACCAGTTTGTACTGGGCAGAACCATAGAAGAAGCGCAAAAAAATGGCCGCTCGATGCGCGACAAAGGCTTCACCTATTCCTACGATATGTTAGGAGAAGCAGCGCTTACTACGGCAGATGCAAATAAATACTACAAAGACTATTTAGTGGCGATTGAAGCTGTGGGCCGAGATAAGTATGCACAAAGCACTAGCCCGGCTCCGTCTGTGTCGATAAAGTTATCTGCTCTTCACCCGCGATATGAGGTAGCCAACGAAGAGCGAGTTCTATCAGAACTATATGAAACAGTGATGCAATTACTGTGTCGGGCAAAAGAACTTGATGTCGCGATTACTATAGATGCAGAAGAAGCTGATCGACTAGAGTTGTCTCTTAAGCTGTTTGAAAAAATCTACTGCAGTGACTCGGTGAAAGGTTGGGGTAAATTTGGTCTTGTTGTTCAGGCATACTCTAAGCGTGCACTAGCAGTATTGCTGTGGCTTAACGGGCTGGCAAAGCAACAAGGTGACTTGATACCGCTTCGCTTAGTAAAAGGGGCCTATTGGGATAGCGAAATCAAGTGGTCTCAGCAAGCGGGTTACGATAACTACCCAGTATATACACGTAAGGAAGCAACTGATGTAGCTTACCTTGCTTGTGCTCGCTTCTTGTTGAGTGAGAATGTTCGAGGCAACATTTTCCCACAGTTTGCAAGCCACAACGCTCACACAGTCAGCGCAATTGCTGTTATGGCGCAGCACAAAGACTATGAATTTCAACGTCTGCATGGCATGGGTGAAGCTCTCTACAATCATGCCATGTCGTCTTATCATCAATCGGTAAGAATATATGCACCTGTTGGTAGCCACAAAGACTTACTGCCATACCTTGTGCGCCGTTTATTGGAAAATGGAGCGAACAGCTCTTTCGTTCATCGCTTAGTTGATGCGGGCTGCCCAATTAATTTGCTGACAAGGCATCCAGTGGAAATGTTGTTAGAGTTTGATACTTTACATAATGCTAACATCCCGTTACCACCTAAGATCTTCCCCGATCGCAACAATTCGCTTGGGATCAATATCGATATAGAAAGTGAAGCTAAGCCTTTTGAACAACAGGTTGAAAGCTTCTTGAACAAGCAATGGCATGCTGCTCCATTTATCAATGGACAATCAAGTTACGAAAGCATGATCAAGAGCGGATCTCAATGTGAGCGAATCACAGCCCCGTATGATCGTAGAGTCGAAGTTGGTCAAGTGGCTTTTGCAAACCTTGATCATGTTTCCGAAGCGATTGATGGTGCAGCAGCAGCTTACCCAGCTTGGAATGAAGCGAGTATTGACGAAAAATCTTCATTGTTGAACAAGTTAGCGGATCTTCTTGAAAGCAATATGGCTGAGTTGGTGGCTATTTGCCATCAAGAGGCTGGCAAGACGATACATGACAGTATCGATGAGGTTAGAGAAGCGGTTGATTTTTGTCGTTTCTACGCGAATTCGGCGAAAGCACTTGGCGTTCAGACAGTACAAGGCTTGGATGGCATTGATCAGCAAATCTCTCGAGTGGGTCGAGGTGTATTTGTCTGTATTAGTCCATGGAACTTCCCGCTGGCAATATTCTTAGGCCAAGTAACAGCAGCCCTTGTTTCTGGGAACACAGTTGTTGCTAAGCCCGCAGAGCAAACTAGCTTAATAGCAATGAAGGCTATTGAGTTAATGAAGCAAGCTGGCTTCCCTGACGGAGTCATTCAACTTTTACCGGGCAGAGGTAGAGATATTGGCGAAGCTCTGACCAGCAGTACTCAAGTCGCTGGAGTTGCATTTACTGGCTCAACAATTACGGCTCAGCGAATTAACCAAGCGTTAGCGGCAAGAGATGCCAACCCAGCACCGCTTATTGCTGAAACCGGTGGCCAGAATGCGATGATCGTTGACAGCACTGCATTGCCAGAGCAGGTTGTGCGTGATGTATTGCGCTCTGCTTTCGCTTCAGCGGGTCAGCGATGCTCTGCACTACGAGTGTTATTTGTTCAGGAAGATATTGCCGACCGAATCGTTACTTTAATAAAAGGTGCAATGAGTGAACTTAATGTCGGCAAGCCTTATTTACACTCAACCGATGTTGGGCCTGTGATTGACGGGACGGCAAAAGAGAAACTACTGGCGCACATTGATGAAATGACATTAAGTCAGAAAAAAGTGGCGCAACTCAAGTTAGACCCAGAGTGCGAACACGGAGATTTTATTCCGCCAACAGCGTTTGAAATAGATGATATCGCTTGTTTGACCGAAGAGCAGTTTGGGCCAATTCTGCACATCGTTCGGTACAAGGCGAAACAGCTTGCTGACATAGTAGATAAAATCAACAAAACTGGATATGGGTTGACACTAGGTGTTCATAGCCGTAACGAAACAACTTACCGTTGGATAGAGAGAAATGCCAAAGTCGGAAACTGCTATATCAACCGTGATCAAGTTGGTGCCGTTGTTGGCGTGCAGCCATTTGGCGGTCAAGGATTGTCTGGCACTGGGCCAAAAGCTGGTGGTCCGCACTATCTCTATCGTTTTACCAAAGTACAGTTTTCTTAA
- a CDS encoding helix-turn-helix domain-containing protein encodes MDKYKIADSVEHDIRPAQLVTLPSYMDCHDHDYTQVVIGLNGQAEFEVQGSGNKIGPGQGCVVSHGLDHAFGSLSQYSDILVVNLAKPSENEPENLKKFNDISSSDVYFSLDLRVSRLICSLVEELRISPDDLYLSRACCDTVIALLLRHSKTKPIPARESRFDMDAIDSYIERHLSQKITVTQLAGSVYLGESQFFYLFKEKFGVTPHQYVLSKRMEKAKYLIENSGLSLGQISELTGFSGQSTFSHSFAKLIGLSPSQYRKTRNK; translated from the coding sequence TTGGATAAGTATAAAATCGCTGACTCTGTTGAACATGACATTCGTCCCGCTCAACTGGTGACCTTACCTTCATATATGGATTGCCATGATCATGACTATACGCAAGTAGTGATTGGTTTAAATGGACAAGCAGAATTTGAGGTTCAAGGCTCTGGCAACAAAATTGGTCCCGGACAGGGTTGTGTCGTCTCTCACGGCCTTGATCATGCTTTCGGTAGTTTATCTCAATACTCAGATATCTTAGTTGTCAACTTAGCCAAACCAAGCGAGAACGAGCCTGAAAATCTAAAAAAATTCAATGATATATCTAGTTCTGATGTTTATTTTAGCTTGGATTTACGAGTAAGCCGACTGATTTGTAGTTTGGTTGAAGAGCTTAGAATTAGCCCTGATGATTTGTATTTGAGCAGAGCTTGCTGTGATACGGTGATTGCTTTGCTATTGCGCCACTCTAAAACAAAACCAATACCAGCGAGAGAATCTAGGTTCGATATGGATGCTATCGATAGCTACATTGAGCGACACCTTTCGCAAAAAATTACCGTAACCCAACTAGCAGGTAGTGTTTACCTTGGAGAGAGCCAATTCTTTTACTTATTTAAGGAAAAGTTTGGTGTGACACCTCATCAATATGTCTTATCCAAGCGAATGGAAAAGGCGAAGTATCTCATCGAAAATAGTGGCCTATCCTTGGGCCAGATTTCAGAGCTGACTGGATTTTCTGGTCAAAGTACGTTCTCCCATAGTTTTGCCAAACTCATTGGTCTTTCCCCTTCCCAATACCGAAAAACTCGCAACAAATAG